CCATCGGCTGGATGGACGGGTTGCCGCTGATCCTGGTGCTGGCGGTGGCCGCCCTCTATGGCTTCTCGGCGCTGGGCGACTCCCCCGTGCTGTCCACGGCGATGACGGAATCGGTCGAGCCCGGCAGCCTGGGGGCGGCGCTGGCCGTGCGCTCCATCCTGGGCTTCGGCGCCGGCGGCGCGGCGCCGTTGGCGGTCGGGCTGGTGCTGGACCAGGCCGGCGGCATGGGCGCCCAGATGGACGGCTCGCCCTGGGGCTGGGGTTTCGCGCTTCTCGGCGTCGGCGGCGCCTTGGCGACCATCTGCGCCCTTCTTCTTCCCGCCGACCGTCCTCAACGGAGTTGATTTCCATGCCTGCCATCACCGTGCGGGCGTCCACCGACGCCGACATCCCCGCCATCGCCGCGATCTATGCCCGCCATGTCCTGCACGGCACCGCGTCGTTCGAGGAGGTTCCGCCGGACGAGGCGGAGATGGCGCGCCGCCGCGCCGACATCCTGGCCCGCGGCCTGCCCTATCTGGTGGCGGAATGCGAGGGGCGGCTCGCCGGCTACGCCTATGCCGGTCTCTACCGCACGCGCAGCGCCTACCGCTTCACGCTGGAGAATTCCGTCTACGTCGCCGACGGCATGGGCCGGCGCGGCATCGGCCGGGCGCTGCTGGAGCCGTTGATCGGGCTCTGCGAGGCGGCCGGGTACCGCCGGATGATCGCGGTGATCGGCGACAGCGCCAACCACGGCTCCATCGGCCTGCATGCCGCCTGCGGCTTCCGTCCGGTCGGGGTGCTGCCAGCGGTCGGCTTCAAGTTCGGCCGCTGGCTGGACAGCGTCCTGATGGAACGCCCGCTGGGCGAGGGGAGCAACGGCTGAGCCTCCTCCTTGCACAGAGACGCTGTCTTGAAGGTGTTTGTATCGCGCTGACGGCGGCGGACCCATTCGCCCATGGCCTGCTGGATCGTCCAGTTCTTTGCCGGGCTGGCCTTCTGCGGCTGGGAGCGTGCTTCCGCTTCCGTCACTTCCGCGCAGCACCAGCCGCGCGAGGTAGCTGTGCTCGGCCGTCTCAGCCGCCGGCACCGGCAGGCCGACGGTGACGGCGCGCTCGAGCACCGCGCGGGCGGCGTCGAGACGGTTGTGCCGGACAGCGTCCTCTATGATGGCGACGGCGTCGAGTTCGGCCTGGACCCGTCGGGCGATCTCCTCCGGCCCCCGCTCTCCGCCCAGGGCACGCGCCACCTCCGCCCGTTCCAGCCCGCCGAGCAGGATCGGTTGGAGGAGGGCGCAGAGCGCGCTGGTGTCGATGGTGCCGGCCTGCATGACCTCGCCCAGGAGCCTGAGCACGGCATCAACGACGACGCTGAGACGCCGCCCTCGCTGCCGTGCGAGGCCGGGCATATTGGTCCGCAGGGAGAGGCGTATCTCCCGACCGACGAATTTTTTGAAGAATTTTCCGGGGCGCCGACATCCCCGACCGCAGCCCCACAGGCCGGCAGGATCCGGCGCCACCAGTAGACGGATCCGCGGCGGTAGAGATGGCCCCCAAGCGACATCCCCGGCACTCCCCCGTAAAGGGCGCCGAACCGCCGTTGGCAGAGGCTGATGGCACAGTTGGGGGACAAGCCTGCTGGCCTCGCCCTAAGTGCCTGACGTGCAAGGATTTCTAGGAGAGGTTGGTTGGGGGACTAGGATTCGAACCTAGGCTGGCGGAGTCAGAGTCCGCTGTCCTACCGCTAGACGATCCCCCAGACCGTCACCGGGAAAATCAGGCGGCTTGAACCGACCTGGCCCGGCTTCGTGCACTTTCCAGATAACCGCATCATTGCTGATGTGGGGCAGGGTTTTGCAGCGTTCGGGCAGCGGCGTCAAGCCTCGGATTTCGATGTGCCGCTGTTCGGGACCGAAGGCGTCTGCGGCGGGCTTGCGCTGGCTATGCCGCCAAGGAAGCGGGACTGGCGCCGGAGGCAGTCCCAGCCGCCAAGAAGTAACGGACCGCTCAGAAAGGCATCCGCTGTCGGGGCCGCCTCTATCGAGACTGCCCTTCCCAGTCTGGCGCCACCGACGCCCCTCTTGGAACTGGCAGGCCACCCTTCGCCACCCCGATCAATGGGGATGCCTCAAGCTGTTCCCGTCCTTTGCGCGTAGGGTTGTCGAAGGGAAAATTCGCCGCCATCGAGCGCTATCTCGATCGCGCGCTCCCTATCGGCCTTGAGCCGGAGGACATCGTCAATGACGTCGAGATCCGGCACCCGGCCGCGCGACCGCTCCTCTGCGGTGAGGAGGACGATGCTATCGTGGCTGTCCTCAAGGGCTCTCCTCGGGAGGCCAGTCCGTCGACTTGGCCCCCCGGTGCCATTGCCGCGTGAGAGTGGCTGGGCAGGTGGCTTTCTCCTAGCCCCGGGTGGGAACAAACCCCTCGATGGCTTGGGCTACGACTTCATCGAGTTCGTCCTGGAGCTCGATTACGTCGTCGCGGAAGATATCGCGGCGGCAAGACACCTCGATGAGGTGTTCGCCGCTGCCACTGCCCTCGTCGGCGATGCCCACGTTGTAGTTGAAGATGTCCACCCCGAGGCTGTTCTCGCCGTTCGCCCAGGTACCGACAGCCCTCTCGACGGCATCTACGATGCCTTCGATGCCCTCATCGTCATCAAGGCCAGCTTCGCTCCGGAGGGATCTGGCAGACAGGACGACTTTGGCCTTCAGGTCGGCTTCGAGCGCGTCCATCCGCTTCGCCTCGAATGACTCAGAGCCCTCGACATCTTCGAAGACCGGGACGCGGGCGAGCTCCAGGTCGTGGATTTCCGGACAGATGAGGACGTAGACCTCC
Above is a genomic segment from Azospirillum ramasamyi containing:
- a CDS encoding N-acetyltransferase family protein; the protein is MPAITVRASTDADIPAIAAIYARHVLHGTASFEEVPPDEAEMARRRADILARGLPYLVAECEGRLAGYAYAGLYRTRSAYRFTLENSVYVADGMGRRGIGRALLEPLIGLCEAAGYRRMIAVIGDSANHGSIGLHAACGFRPVGVLPAVGFKFGRWLDSVLMERPLGEGSNG